A single genomic interval of Peribacillus sp. FSL H8-0477 harbors:
- the pheS gene encoding phenylalanine--tRNA ligase subunit alpha — protein MQERLLELQQEALQKATEATELKELNDIRVAYLGKKGPITEVLRGMGKLSAEERPKIGALANDVRAAIASKIEEKQHVFETAAVNAQLASEKIDVTLPGRPVNKGNQHPLTRIVEDIEDLFIGMGYSVAEGPEVESDYYNFEALNLPKSHPARDMQDSFYITDEILMRTHTSPVQARTMEMHKGAGPVKIICPGKVYRRDNDDATHSHQFMQIEGLVIDENISMSDLKGTLEVFAKKVFGQDREIRLRPSFFPFTEPSVEIDISCKICSGKGCSVCKNTGWIEVLGGGMVHPNVLEMAGFDSKRYSGFAFGIGVERIAMLKYGVDDIRHFYTNDLRFLKQFHTHESE, from the coding sequence ATGCAAGAACGTCTGCTTGAACTGCAGCAGGAAGCGCTGCAAAAGGCAACCGAAGCGACTGAACTAAAGGAATTAAATGATATTCGTGTTGCATATTTAGGGAAAAAAGGACCGATTACAGAGGTATTACGAGGCATGGGGAAATTATCTGCGGAGGAACGTCCGAAAATTGGCGCATTGGCTAATGATGTTCGTGCTGCGATTGCTTCAAAAATTGAAGAAAAACAGCATGTGTTTGAAACAGCAGCGGTTAACGCACAGCTTGCTTCTGAGAAAATCGATGTAACCCTTCCAGGACGTCCAGTTAATAAGGGAAACCAACATCCATTAACACGCATTGTTGAAGACATCGAAGACTTGTTCATTGGGATGGGGTATAGCGTTGCGGAAGGTCCTGAGGTGGAAAGTGATTATTATAACTTTGAAGCGTTGAATCTGCCGAAAAGTCATCCAGCACGTGATATGCAGGATTCTTTCTATATTACGGATGAAATTCTTATGCGTACACATACATCTCCTGTTCAAGCACGTACCATGGAGATGCACAAAGGCGCAGGTCCAGTTAAAATTATTTGTCCTGGTAAAGTGTATCGCCGTGATAATGATGATGCAACGCACTCACATCAATTCATGCAAATCGAAGGCCTTGTTATCGATGAAAACATCAGCATGAGCGATTTGAAAGGAACACTTGAAGTATTTGCGAAGAAAGTATTCGGTCAAGACCGGGAAATTCGTCTTCGTCCAAGCTTCTTCCCATTCACTGAACCATCCGTTGAAATCGATATCTCGTGTAAAATTTGCAGCGGCAAAGGCTGCAGTGTTTGTAAGAACACTGGCTGGATCGAAGTACTTGGTGGTGGTATGGTCCATCCAAACGTACTTGAAATGGCTGGTTTCGATTCAAAAAGATATTCTGGATTTGCATTCGGAATCGGTGTAGAACGTATTGCCATGCTTAAATACGGCGTTGATGATATCCGTCATTTCTATACAAATGATCTGCGTTTCTTAAAGCAATTTCACACTCATGAATCAGAATAA
- a CDS encoding TrmH family RNA methyltransferase, protein MNYIESVKNTKVKQWKKLLTKKERDKSGRYLIEGFHLVEEALKEKNIVQEVIISQDTELPAGFTIEDTEIIYVAKEVMKVICDTETPQGIAAVCEQKTQNLSEINPQRLLLVDAVQDPGNIGTMIRTADAAGMDAVILGEGCADVYNSKVIRSTQGSLFHMPVIKANLSEVINSLMEQGVPVYGTALEGAIPFEQVEKTEKFALLVGNEGQGVSKELLAKTTQNLYIPIHGRSESLNVGIAAGILMYYLRKNL, encoded by the coding sequence TTGAACTATATCGAATCAGTTAAAAATACTAAAGTAAAGCAATGGAAGAAGCTATTAACCAAGAAAGAAAGAGATAAATCAGGCCGCTATTTAATTGAAGGATTCCATCTTGTCGAGGAAGCGTTAAAAGAAAAAAATATTGTCCAAGAAGTGATTATTAGCCAAGATACGGAATTACCTGCGGGCTTTACAATAGAAGATACAGAAATTATTTATGTGGCCAAAGAAGTGATGAAAGTAATTTGTGATACAGAAACACCACAAGGAATTGCTGCAGTTTGTGAGCAGAAGACGCAGAATTTAAGTGAGATTAATCCCCAAAGACTTCTTCTGGTTGATGCCGTTCAGGATCCAGGTAATATTGGGACGATGATTCGAACAGCTGATGCTGCAGGAATGGATGCCGTGATTTTAGGCGAAGGTTGTGCAGATGTGTATAACTCGAAGGTCATTCGTTCTACACAAGGTAGTCTATTTCATATGCCGGTCATCAAGGCCAATCTTTCAGAGGTAATTAATTCGCTTATGGAACAGGGAGTACCAGTTTACGGAACTGCGCTTGAAGGAGCTATTCCATTTGAACAAGTTGAAAAAACAGAGAAATTTGCGCTTTTAGTTGGCAATGAGGGGCAGGGAGTGAGTAAGGAGTTACTTGCTAAAACCACTCAGAACCTGTATATACCAATCCACGGCAGAAGTGAATCACTGAACGTGGGGATTGCCGCAGGAATTTTAATGTATTACCTAAGAAAAAATTTATAA
- the pheT gene encoding phenylalanine--tRNA ligase subunit beta: MFVSYKWLQEYVDLSGISADELAEKITKSGIEVEGVEKKSEGLKGIVIGHVVEREPHPNADKLNVCQVDLGNETVQIVCGAPNVDKGQKVAVATVGAVLPGNFKIKKAKLRGEVSHGMICSLKELGIDSKLVAKEYATGIFVFPSDVEVGTDALLALGLDDEILELGLTPNRSDALSMLGVAYEVGAILGRDVKWPEISTEEAAEKASDFITIKVDNAEDNPLYIAKVIKDVKIGPSPLWMQTRLMASGIRPHNNVVDITNFILLEYGQPLHAFDYDRLGSKEIVVRRAKDAEKITTLDEAERTLTSDHLVITNGTEPVAIAGVMGGANSEVKQDTTTVIIESAYFAGTVVRKASKDHGLRSEASARFEKGVDPARVRAAGERAAQLISEYAGGTILAGTAEFDEMKMEPKVISITLDKINTLLGTSMTVSEVESIFTRLQFGVERDNETFIVTVPTRRGDITIEADLVEEAARLYGYDNIPATLPIGETAPGRLTDYQLKRRKTRSILEGAGLNQAVTYSLTSKEKAAQFALENRESITLAMPMSEERSQLRLSIVPQLLEVLKYNNARSIDSLALYEIGAVFLKQDGEELPEEREHVAAAMTGLWESHLWQGEKKPVDFFVAKGILEALFNELGLNSQVEYRQAENIADMHPGRTAEILLNGRVIGFIGQIHPTLQKELDLKETFIFELSFKDAALADVAPIAYQVIPRFPSISRDIALVVDTNTVAGDIKKVIIEAGGSLLKEVSIFDLYEGEHMEAGKKSLAYSLKYFDPERTLTDEEVTKAHEKVLTAVKEKSGAELRG, from the coding sequence ATGTTTGTATCATATAAATGGCTGCAGGAGTATGTAGATCTTTCAGGCATCAGCGCTGATGAGCTGGCAGAAAAAATTACAAAAAGCGGCATAGAGGTTGAAGGAGTAGAAAAAAAGAGTGAAGGATTAAAAGGCATTGTGATCGGTCATGTTGTAGAACGTGAACCGCATCCAAACGCTGATAAATTAAATGTCTGCCAAGTTGATCTTGGAAATGAAACCGTTCAAATCGTTTGCGGAGCGCCAAACGTTGATAAAGGTCAAAAAGTAGCTGTAGCAACTGTTGGAGCTGTATTACCCGGCAACTTCAAAATTAAAAAAGCGAAGCTTCGGGGTGAAGTATCACACGGGATGATTTGTTCACTGAAAGAGCTTGGTATTGATTCTAAGTTGGTTGCGAAGGAATATGCGACTGGGATTTTTGTTTTTCCAAGCGATGTAGAAGTAGGAACAGACGCTTTACTAGCACTAGGTCTTGACGATGAGATTCTTGAACTAGGCTTAACTCCAAATCGTTCGGATGCGTTAAGTATGCTGGGCGTCGCTTACGAAGTTGGAGCAATTTTGGGACGTGACGTGAAATGGCCGGAAATTTCGACGGAAGAAGCGGCTGAAAAGGCATCTGACTTCATCACTATTAAAGTAGACAATGCTGAGGATAACCCGCTTTATATTGCTAAAGTGATAAAAGATGTAAAAATTGGACCTTCACCGTTATGGATGCAAACTCGTTTAATGGCAAGCGGTATTCGTCCACATAACAACGTAGTGGATATTACCAACTTCATTCTGCTTGAATATGGTCAACCGCTTCATGCATTCGATTACGATCGTCTTGGTTCAAAGGAGATTGTTGTTAGAAGAGCAAAAGATGCTGAAAAAATAACCACGTTAGATGAAGCAGAACGCACGTTAACTTCTGATCATCTGGTCATCACAAATGGTACTGAACCTGTTGCCATTGCCGGTGTTATGGGTGGGGCTAATTCTGAAGTAAAACAGGATACAACAACCGTCATTATTGAATCGGCTTATTTTGCTGGAACAGTTGTCCGTAAAGCTTCGAAAGATCATGGATTACGTAGTGAAGCCAGTGCCCGCTTTGAAAAGGGTGTTGATCCTGCTCGTGTTCGCGCTGCTGGAGAACGTGCAGCACAGTTAATTTCTGAGTATGCTGGCGGCACGATACTCGCTGGTACAGCAGAATTTGATGAAATGAAAATGGAGCCTAAGGTAATTTCGATTACGTTAGACAAAATCAATACCCTTCTTGGTACATCGATGACTGTATCAGAGGTTGAATCCATCTTTACTCGTTTACAGTTTGGTGTTGAGCGGGATAATGAAACATTTATCGTTACCGTTCCGACTCGCCGTGGAGATATTACGATTGAGGCTGATCTTGTGGAAGAAGCAGCACGGTTATATGGATATGATAATATTCCAGCGACATTGCCTATCGGCGAAACAGCTCCGGGCCGTTTAACGGACTATCAATTGAAACGCCGTAAAACACGTTCTATTCTTGAAGGTGCAGGCTTGAATCAAGCGGTGACCTATTCATTAACAAGCAAGGAAAAAGCCGCTCAATTTGCACTCGAAAATCGTGAATCAATAACACTTGCCATGCCAATGAGTGAGGAACGCAGTCAGCTTCGGTTGAGCATTGTTCCACAACTGCTTGAAGTTCTTAAATATAACAATGCACGTTCAATTGATTCACTAGCTCTTTATGAAATAGGAGCAGTGTTCCTTAAGCAAGATGGGGAAGAACTTCCTGAAGAACGCGAGCATGTTGCTGCAGCCATGACTGGCCTATGGGAATCACATCTATGGCAAGGTGAGAAGAAACCAGTTGATTTCTTCGTGGCTAAGGGAATTTTGGAAGCTTTATTCAATGAACTAGGCTTGAACAGCCAAGTTGAGTACCGTCAAGCTGAAAATATTGCAGACATGCATCCTGGTCGTACAGCAGAAATCTTACTGAATGGCCGTGTTATTGGCTTTATTGGTCAGATTCACCCAACGCTTCAAAAGGAACTTGATTTGAAAGAAACGTTTATCTTTGAACTTTCCTTTAAAGATGCAGCCCTGGCTGACGTTGCGCCGATTGCTTACCAAGTAATCCCACGCTTCCCGTCCATTTCTCGTGATATTGCGTTAGTCGTTGATACGAATACGGTAGCAGGCGATATTAAAAAAGTTATTATCGAAGCAGGCGGTTCCCTTCTGAAGGAAGTCAGTATTTTTGACCTATATGAAGGAGAGCACATGGAAGCTGGTAAAAAATCACTAGCTTACTCGCTGAAATACTTCGATCCTGAACGGACGTTGACAGACGAAGAAGTAACCAAAGCACATGAAAAAGTACTAACAGCCGTTAAAGAAAAATCAGGCGCTGAATTAAGAGGATAA